One genomic segment of Clavelina lepadiformis chromosome 3, kaClaLepa1.1, whole genome shotgun sequence includes these proteins:
- the LOC143448832 gene encoding uncharacterized protein LOC143448832 isoform X3, producing MASTRRTRKDISQSQRDMLISLWETKGMRTAKSEHLNEATINTGLSKNQIKCGELEEIGVAVGGMAFVNDTFNAFGSRDVRPYFLEPSVQSGFIEILHCGKGETMHKSNGRMPYAKINEFSITGMPCGIPFRNPGSYGPVDCQKIIDEQENIIIMKRGNLELAENNLVLLVTTEECENEEH from the exons ATGGCAAGCACTAGAAGAACTCG TAAGGACATTTCACAAAGCCAGCGGGATATGCTTATATCTTTGTGGGAAACAAAAGGTATGAGAACTGCAAAGTCAGAGCACCTCAATGAAGCAACCATTAATACTGGTTTAAGTAAAAACCAAATCAAG TGTGGTGAACTTGAAGAAATTGGTGTGGCCGTTGGTGGAATGGCATTTGTTAACGATACATTCAATGCATTTGGAAGCAGGGATGTAAGGCCATATTTCTTGGAGCCAAGTGTTCAAAGTGGCTTTATTGAGATATTACATTGCGGAAAAg GTGAGACAATGCACAAATCCAATGGACGTATGCCGTATGCTAAAATTAACGAGTTCAGCATCACTGGAATGCCTTGTGGAATCCCCTTTCGAAATCCCGGCAGTTATGGTCCAGTCGATTGCCAGAAAATTATAGATGAGcaagaaaatattataattatgaaaagGGG TAATTTGGAGCTGGCAGAAAACAATTTAGTTCTTTTGGTGACAACGGAAGAATGTGAAAATGAGGAACATTAG
- the LOC143448832 gene encoding uncharacterized protein LOC143448832 isoform X2 has product MLISLWETKGMRTAKSEHLNEATINTGLSKNQIKCGELEEIGVAVGGMAFVNDTFNAFGSRDVRPYFLEPSVQSGFIEILHCGKACSTSRQKNTELQMKVRKNFNKKYCETMHKSNGRMPYAKINEFSITGMPCGIPFRNPGSYGPVDCQKIIDEQENIIIMKRGNLELAENNLVLLVTTEECENEEH; this is encoded by the exons ATGCTTATATCTTTGTGGGAAACAAAAGGTATGAGAACTGCAAAGTCAGAGCACCTCAATGAAGCAACCATTAATACTGGTTTAAGTAAAAACCAAATCAAG TGTGGTGAACTTGAAGAAATTGGTGTGGCCGTTGGTGGAATGGCATTTGTTAACGATACATTCAATGCATTTGGAAGCAGGGATGTAAGGCCATATTTCTTGGAGCCAAGTGTTCAAAGTGGCTTTATTGAGATATTACATTGCGGAAAAg CTTGCAGTACTTCAAGACAAAAAAACACCGAATTGCAAATGAAAGTtcgaaaaaattttaataagaaatatt GTGAGACAATGCACAAATCCAATGGACGTATGCCGTATGCTAAAATTAACGAGTTCAGCATCACTGGAATGCCTTGTGGAATCCCCTTTCGAAATCCCGGCAGTTATGGTCCAGTCGATTGCCAGAAAATTATAGATGAGcaagaaaatattataattatgaaaagGGG TAATTTGGAGCTGGCAGAAAACAATTTAGTTCTTTTGGTGACAACGGAAGAATGTGAAAATGAGGAACATTAG
- the LOC143448832 gene encoding uncharacterized protein LOC143448832 isoform X1, with translation MASTRRTRKDISQSQRDMLISLWETKGMRTAKSEHLNEATINTGLSKNQIKCGELEEIGVAVGGMAFVNDTFNAFGSRDVRPYFLEPSVQSGFIEILHCGKACSTSRQKNTELQMKVRKNFNKKYCETMHKSNGRMPYAKINEFSITGMPCGIPFRNPGSYGPVDCQKIIDEQENIIIMKRGNLELAENNLVLLVTTEECENEEH, from the exons ATGGCAAGCACTAGAAGAACTCG TAAGGACATTTCACAAAGCCAGCGGGATATGCTTATATCTTTGTGGGAAACAAAAGGTATGAGAACTGCAAAGTCAGAGCACCTCAATGAAGCAACCATTAATACTGGTTTAAGTAAAAACCAAATCAAG TGTGGTGAACTTGAAGAAATTGGTGTGGCCGTTGGTGGAATGGCATTTGTTAACGATACATTCAATGCATTTGGAAGCAGGGATGTAAGGCCATATTTCTTGGAGCCAAGTGTTCAAAGTGGCTTTATTGAGATATTACATTGCGGAAAAg CTTGCAGTACTTCAAGACAAAAAAACACCGAATTGCAAATGAAAGTtcgaaaaaattttaataagaaatatt GTGAGACAATGCACAAATCCAATGGACGTATGCCGTATGCTAAAATTAACGAGTTCAGCATCACTGGAATGCCTTGTGGAATCCCCTTTCGAAATCCCGGCAGTTATGGTCCAGTCGATTGCCAGAAAATTATAGATGAGcaagaaaatattataattatgaaaagGGG TAATTTGGAGCTGGCAGAAAACAATTTAGTTCTTTTGGTGACAACGGAAGAATGTGAAAATGAGGAACATTAG
- the LOC143448832 gene encoding uncharacterized protein LOC143448832 isoform X4 has product MPPNEMDGNMKKKLRQNAIARIIQACGELEEIGVAVGGMAFVNDTFNAFGSRDVRPYFLEPSVQSGFIEILHCGKACSTSRQKNTELQMKVRKNFNKKYCETMHKSNGRMPYAKINEFSITGMPCGIPFRNPGSYGPVDCQKIIDEQENIIIMKRGNLELAENNLVLLVTTEECENEEH; this is encoded by the exons ATGCCACCAAATGAAATGGatggaaatatgaaaaaaaaacttagacAAAATGCCATTGCTCGAATAATTCAAGCT TGTGGTGAACTTGAAGAAATTGGTGTGGCCGTTGGTGGAATGGCATTTGTTAACGATACATTCAATGCATTTGGAAGCAGGGATGTAAGGCCATATTTCTTGGAGCCAAGTGTTCAAAGTGGCTTTATTGAGATATTACATTGCGGAAAAg CTTGCAGTACTTCAAGACAAAAAAACACCGAATTGCAAATGAAAGTtcgaaaaaattttaataagaaatatt GTGAGACAATGCACAAATCCAATGGACGTATGCCGTATGCTAAAATTAACGAGTTCAGCATCACTGGAATGCCTTGTGGAATCCCCTTTCGAAATCCCGGCAGTTATGGTCCAGTCGATTGCCAGAAAATTATAGATGAGcaagaaaatattataattatgaaaagGGG TAATTTGGAGCTGGCAGAAAACAATTTAGTTCTTTTGGTGACAACGGAAGAATGTGAAAATGAGGAACATTAG